CAGTGACTTCAGCAGATTCGTTCTTTCAAGCTGATCGTAGTCGATTTCTTTTAGAGCTTTGTGGAGCCTTCCGGTAAAAATGCCTAGTTCAACCGCCATCTCAGGAGTGGCATGAGAGATGTTGGAGTCGGCCTTTTCTCCTTCTATGTAAGAAAACAATGAGTAAACGTACTTGCCGATCCTTACTTCAGACTTGCCGTTGCGGGCATAAACGGGAGCTGAAACAGGAACTCCGGTACCGAC
This portion of the Mesotoga infera genome encodes:
- a CDS encoding aminoglycoside phosphotransferase, producing MSRIPFSRISRFWGFKEKIRFERALNGRASVVSSGSFLYVLKRRAASVPAESCQSELLANLVGTGVPVSAPVYARNGKSEVRIGKYVYSLFSYIEGEKADSNISHATPEMAVELGIFTGRLHKALKEIDYDQLERTNLLKSL